A genomic segment from Triticum dicoccoides isolate Atlit2015 ecotype Zavitan chromosome 1A, WEW_v2.0, whole genome shotgun sequence encodes:
- the LOC119286893 gene encoding cytochrome P450 71A1-like, with amino-acid sequence MASLELNSTLVLCLLFVVSCFTIVVRGFGYGRRSAQPPSPPGLPIIGNLHQLGRGRPHRTLEALARRHGPLLLLRLGSVRAIVVSSASLAEAVLRTQDNVFCSRPQQYTARGTLYGCRDVGFSAYNERWRQLRRIAVVHLLSVKRVDSFRALREEEVARFVGRVRAASGSGAHERRRGINVTDLIITLTYTVISRAAFGNKLGGVEPAKVRDMMKELTDLLGTIAVSDVFPRLGWLVDWATGLQARVKTTAAKLDSIMERTITEHEGDPGNDNGEAPDLLDDLLLIAKDGDQGFKLDRIDVKGVILDMFIAGTDTTYKTIEWTMAELIKNPREMAKVQSEVRQVAAGEHGGVLEEELEKMSLLQAAMKETLRLHPPVPLLIPRESIQDAQLHGYDIPAKTWVMVNTWAIGRDDESWENAEEFRPERFLGRTIDYNGKDPRFLPFGAGRRGCPGIAFGTRLAELTLANMMYHFDWELPDGQDPESFEVVESSGLSPGLKSALILGIKPL; translated from the exons ATGGCATCTCTTGAGCTCAACTCTACCCTAGTCCTCTGCCTACTCTTCGTGGTTTCTTGCTTCACCATCGTCGTAAGAGGCTTCGGATATGGCCGCCGGAGTGCGCAGCCGCCTTCGCCGCCTGGGCTGCCCATCATCGGCAACCTGCATCAGCTCGGGCGGGGCCGCCCACACCGGACGCTGGAGGCTCTGGCGCGGCGCCAcggcccgctcctcctcctccgcctcggctCCGTGCGGGCCATCGTGGTCTCCTCGGCCTCGCTCGCCGAGGCGGTGCTCAGGACGCAGGACAACGTCTTCTGCAGCCGCCCGCAGCAGTACACGGCCCGCGGGACGCTCTACGGCTGCCGGGACGTCGGCTTCAGCGCCTACAACGAGCGGTGGCGCCAGCTCCGCCGCATCGCCGTGGTGCACCTCCTCAGCGTGAAGCGGGTCGACTCCTTCCGCGCTCTCCGGGAGGAGGAGGTCGCGCGCTTCGTGGGACGGGTGCGCGCGGCGAGTGGGAGTGGCGCGCACGAGAGGCGCCGGGGAATCAACGTGACGGATCTCATCATCACCTTAACCTACACCGTGATCTCCAGGGCTGCGTTCGGGAACAAGCTTGGTGGGGTGGAGCCGGCCAAGGTCCGGGACATGATGAAGGAGCTCACGGACCTGCTCGGCACGATCGCCGTGAGCGACGTTTTTCCGAGACTAGGGTGGCTGGTGGACTGGGCGACGGGGCTCCAAGCGAGGGTGAAGACGACGGCTGCCAAGCTCGACAGTATTATGGAGAGGACGATCACGGAGCACGAGGGTGACCCAGGAAACGACAACGGTGAGGCTCCGGACCTCCTGGACGACTTGCTCTTGATAGCCAAGGATGGTGACCAGGGGTTTAAGCTGGACCGGATCGATGTGAAGGGAGTCATCTTG GACATGTTCATAGCAGGCACCGACACGACCTACAAGACGATAGAATGGACCATGGCCGAGCTCATCAAGAATCCAAGAGAAATGGCAAAGGTGCAATCAGAGGTGAGACAGGTTGCTGCAGGTGAGCATGGAGGAGTCCTCGAGGAGGAGCTCGAAAAGATGAGCCTCCTGCAGGCGGCCATGAAGGAAACATTGCGGCTACACCCGCCGGTGCCGCTCCTCATCCCACGCGAATCCATTCAGGATGCACAGCTACACGGCTATGACATCCCGGCCAAGACCTGGGTCATGGTCAACACGTGGGCCATAGGGAGGGACGACGAGTCGTGGGAGAACGCCGAAGAGTTCCGGCCAGAAAGGTTCCTCGGCAGGACCATCGACTACAATGGCAAGGACCCTCGGTTTCTACCGTTCGGCGCAGGGAGGAGGGGGTGCCCCGGTATTGCCTTTGGGACGCGCCTCGCAGAGCTCACGCTGGCCAACATGATGTACCATTTCGACTGGGAGCTACCGGATGGCCAGGATCCCGAGTCATTTGAGGTTGTTGAGTCCAGTGGCTTGTCGCCTGGCCTTAAGTCTGCCTTAATCCTTGGTATAAAACCTCTGTAA